From the Rhinopithecus roxellana isolate Shanxi Qingling chromosome 5, ASM756505v1, whole genome shotgun sequence genome, the window accctcctgcctcatcttcccaaggtgctaggattacaggcatgagccactgcgccgacTTAAGTTCTTTCTCATGAGGCTCTTGGGCCACAAGTAAATTGGGGATGTGGCTTGACATCTATTTTAAGGGTTCCTGAGCTACTGTGACTGATAAGTCCCCCAAACATTTGATGAGAGGTGGGAGGCCAGTATCCCCTAAGTACCAGAGGATCCCTGAGGAGGAGTGACATCTCTAGCTCAGCCAGGATACCCTGTTATGTTATTAACATTTATAGCTAACATCAAGTAGCAGTTTCCATTACAACATGATTTTCACATAagttatctcatttaactctGAGGCAGGAATCagtatctcattttcatttttctaatgaggAAACAAGATTAGAAACATTGTGTTCACATAGATGGAAAAGGACAGGTCTGTCTTCATGTGTCACTCATACCAAGCTATCTTCTTATCAGAGGAAAAAGTGTCATATTTTATGGTTCAGCAGAGTTTATATCAGTTGTCATAATGGAGGAATTTAGTGTTAGCCGTGTTTGCAGTGAAAGTACTAGGATGGAAAACttgaataatttcatttaaatttaggTCTCCTTGTTACTCTGTAGGTTTGTGTGAACTGTAGACAATTTTGTGTTAATAAAAAGTAATgcgtatatacatacacacctatatatatttatcttgtcCTTTTTTCAGAACCACAATGGACACTGCCAGCCATAGCCTTGTTCTTCTCCAACAACTGAACATGCAGCGagaatttggttttctttgtgaTTGCACAGTTGCAATTGGAGATGTTTACTTCAAAGCCCACAGAGCGGTGCTTGCTGCTTTCTCTAACTATTTCAAGATGATATTTATTCACCAAACAAGGTAAGGATGTGTTTTtgtaaataagaatttttaatattGTGATTTAGATAAGCCTTATTATAATATCATTTTGGAAATTCTTTGTTACGGAGTCACCctaagaagtaaaattataattttttctttttttttttttttttggagacggagtcttgctctgtcacccaggctgaagtgcaatggcgcaatgtcggctcactgcaacttccgccgcccaggttcaagcgattttcctgcctcagcctcctgagtacctgggattacaggcatgtgccaccacgcctggctaatttttgtatttttagtagaggtagggtttcaccatgttggtcaggctgatctcgaacccctgacctcaggtcatttgcctgcctcagcctcccaaagtgttgggattataggcgtgagccaccgtgcctggctaaattataataattttttatacatTAGTAATTAAACTCAGTGGGTAGCCTCCTTAGTggaaaataagaatgaaactaAGAATAGCTAAAATTGGCCAGTtgccgtggctcacatctgtaatcccagcactttgggaggccaggcgggcagatcacaaggtcaggagttcgagaccaggctggccaatatggtgaaaccctgtctctactaaaaatacaaaaattagccaggtgtggtgggcggctgtagtcccagctactcgggaggctaaggcaggagaatcgcttgtacctgggaggtggaggttgcagtgagccgagatcgtgccactgcattgcagcctgggtgacagagcaagactcggtctcaaaaaaaaaaaaaaaatagctaaaatttacTGAAGGCTTATCCCATACCCAAGCACTAAGTATGTGCCCTGTAATGTAAATTCTACTGCTCTCCCTATTTTAGGGAAAGGAAAACTGAGActgagttaagtaacttgcccatgcAAGATTATACAGCCAATAAGTTTGATACAGATTTGTCTGAAGCTATGTCTATGCTTTTAGTCACTAAgctgttaatttttatttcatgtaacacttttgttttattattattattattattttttgagatgaagtcttgctctgtcacccaggctggactgcagtggtgcgatctcggcacactgcaacctccaccacccaggttcaagcaattctcttgcctcagccttccaagtagctgggactataggtgtgtgccgccacgcctggctaatttttgtatttttttagtaaagatggggtttcactatgttggccaggctgaactcgaactcttgacatcaggtgatctgcccgcattggccttccaaattgctgggattacaggcgtgagccaccgcacccaggctcATATAACACTTTCATAGCAAAGTTTCAGTATCATAATTCTACCTGCCATATGGTCTGTATTACAGTTTAAGGGTCacttgtttcaaatattttttcaaaattactttgCTTTTTCAAATTTGGGTTACTCCAGCATATTAGGTATgtagggagggggaaggaaagtGGTATTCAGATTCTAACCTTTTGGTAGAGTACTTTTATTCCATCCTAGGTTGAAAGTGACAGAACActcttatgttttttttaaagaaccttACTTGAAGTAGGAGTTCAGCCTCAATTATacattgtaattgtttttgtttttgttttttttgaagacagagtttcgctcttgttgcccaggctggagtgcaatggtgcaatctcggctcactgtaacctctgcctcctgggttcaagtgattctcctgcctcagcctcctgagttaactgggattacaggcatgtgccaccacgccctgataattttgtggttttagtagagacggggtttctccatgttggtcaggctggtctagaactcccaacctcaggtgatccacctgcctcggcctcccaaagtgctgggattatagacgtgagtcaccatgcccggccttaattgttaattcattcaaatatttattgaataagtatTCAATATGTCAGGCTCTGTGCTATACCTCAGTGTATTAAtccgttctcacgctgctataaggACGTACCTGAaactggggttttttttcttcttttttttttgagacagagtctcactctgtcccccaggctggagtgtaatggtgtgatttcggctcactacaagctccgactcctaggttcaggtgattcttgtgagcctccgaatagctgggattacaggtgtgtaccaccacacccaactaatttgtgtattttttgtagagacagggtttcatcacgttgcccaggctggtcttgaactactgacctcaggtgatccacctgcttcagcctcccaaagtgctgggattacaggcatgagccattgcacctggcccgaGACTAGGtagtttaaaaaggaaagtgatttaattgactcacaattcctcAGGGCTTgataggcctcaggaaacttacaatcatggcaggagaggaagcaaacacttccttcttcacatggtgtcaggaagaggaagaatgagagccaggtgaagggggaagccacttataaaaccatcagatctcgtgagaacttactgtcatgagaatagcatggaggaaccacccccatgattcagttacctcccatcaggtccctcccaccacacgtgggaattatgggaattacGATTGAAGATGAGAGTTGAgtgggaacacagtcaaaccatatcacccagtaACAGGTAAGTTATAATCTCTGTCTTTGAGCAATTCATAGTCTGATGAGTAATGTGTATAAAGCAAATAGTTGTGCTGTAATTGACCCTTCtatgccttcatttccttatctataaaatgtttgAATAGTATACTCACCCCATGAGTACTGAGAAGATTAAATGGATTAATAATATTGAAATGCTTAGAATAAAGTTTTGCACTGTTAGCTACtgttactattaataataatgcCTTAAGTCTGTCATAGAAGTGTATACAAGATAGAGTAAGGTTTCAGTGGCCCTATTTTGAGAAGGTTGGAACGGGCTTTACAGAGACCCTGGATCTTGAAGAATCAGAAGGAGTTTTTCAGATGTTGTAGTAGGACTCAAGAATGTGCATCATAGGCAGAGGGAAAAAATGGCATGAAAACATATACAGATATATGAACCAGGCCAGCACATTCAGACCACAGAATAGATCGGAATGGTTGAAACATACGGCACAAAGTGGAGAGGAGATTGGAGTGGGAACAAGTAATGGGCAACTTTTTCTGGCAAATGAGGGAGTTTCTTATCTGACCTAAGTGTCAGTGTAGATTACTCTCACTATATTGGAAATGCCACCTTCAGAGCAGTCTCTTGAGAGCTGTGAGTTGGTTCAGCTCTCAATGCACCTGTTATGTGCTTGCTAAACTGAACCCGGGTGATACAAAGGTAGGCCTGCTATGTGGTATCTCTGTATTGAGCAACTAAAAATCATATTATTAGAACCCtgaactgatatttttaaaagccctgcCACAAACCATGTTAGTGGGTGGGTTAGAGCCAAGAGTGGAACCCAGTAGAGGAAGAGGGAAGTCCTAAGGTATCAAGACTAAAGCAATGGATTGCCAGCATACTGCCACCCAGAGCAATCTGATGCACTGACATAAACTTCTGCTGCAGGGAACGTAAGTCCATTCACAGATTTCATTGTTCCTTGATAGCAACATTTCCTTCAGGTTGTCTCTATTCTAATTTTGCAGGGATATGTCTGATTTCTTACATACTTATTTCCATCTATTACTTGAATTCTAGATTCATATGTAAAAATTgaaatttgagattatttttaagcttttcaaAATTATACCTGTATtcattgtgatttatttatttatttttctttttaattatttgagacagggtctggctctgttgcccaggctggagtgcagtggcacgatcctagctcactgcaacctctgcttcctggactcaagtgttcCTTCCAtgttagcctcccaagtagcttggactataggtgcatgccaccacgactggctaattttttgtttgtttgttttgtatttttgtagagacaggattttgctgtgttgcccaggttgatcttgaactcctgagctcaagtgatccacctgcctcagcctcccaaagtgctgggattacaggcataaaccaccatgcctggcccctcatTTGTGATTTAAAGAACACATATGAATATATTTGGGAAGCCAAAATAAGATTAGcatttagattttaaatattatcaatttcaatagattcctttttttttttttgagacagagtctcgttctgttgcccaggctgaagtgcggtgatgtgatctcagctcactgcagcctccacctcccaggttcaagcaattttcctgcttcagcctccctagtatctagGACCACAGTtgtgtgccgccacacccaactagttttttgtaattttagtagagacggggtttcaccatgttggtcaggcttgtctttaactcagatgatccgcctgccttggcctcccaaagtgctggaattacaggcatgagccaccgcacctggccaatttcaaTAGATTATTTCAACAGTTCTAAGATATTTTTGTTGTGGCTATAAACatgtaaaatttgccattttaaccatttttaattaTACAATGCAGTAGTGATAAtcacattcacaatgttgtacaaccattatTACGGTctatttccaaaatttttttatcaccccaaacagaaactttGTACCCGTTAAGCAGTAATGCCCCATCTCACCCTCTCAACCCCTGGAAACCGCTAatttactttctatctctatggctttgcctattctagatattttatacaatactcgtccttttgtgtctgtcttattttacttagcatgatATTTTCGGGGTTGTCCACATTGTAGCAGGTATCagaacttccttcttttttggttgaataatattccattgtatgtgtaggCCATCTtgtgtttatccactcatctttTGGTGGACACTCagcttctttctaccttttggctactgtagtAATGTTGTAGTGAACATTGGCATACAGGTATCTGTTTTGAGTccctgtttttagttcttttgatTGTTTACTCGATAGACTGTTAAATTCCTTAAGAGCAGGGTACCTATTTTATTCATCAGTTTTCTACCCCTGGCATCTAGTATAGTGCATATCATTTAGGAGTCATTCGATTAACGTTGAACTAATCAGAATGTGTCTGTGTTTCCTAACTTTAGGCAGCAGATTGAATACAGGAAGACTTTTTGGTAGGCATAAAGTTGgtataaaatgaaagtttaagcCTGTGTTGCCATGTTTTATAAGGCAGATTGCTAAGTTTGAACTTCTTAGGAAGAAATTACTTTAGTCTCAGACTATGCTGTTAGCTGAAAGGTGAACTAGGTTGTGTTTCATTTCTTGtgggtctgtttttgtttttaacagtgaATGCATAAAAATACAGCCAACTGACATCCAACCTGACATATTCAGCTATTTGTTGCATATTATGTACACGGGGAAAGGGCCAAAGCAGATTGTGGATCATAGTCGTTTGGAGGAAGGGATTCGATTTCTTCACGCCGACTACCTTTCTCACATTGCAACTGAAATGAATCAAGTATTCTCACCAGAGACTGTGCAGTCCTCAAATTTATATGGCATTCAGATCTCAACAACCCAAAAAACAGTTGTGAAACAAGGACTGGAGGTCAAAGAAGCTCCTTCTAGCAACAGTGGAAACAGAGCTGCTGTCCAGGGTGACCACCCCCAGTTACAGCTGTCTCTTGCTATTGGTCTGGATGATGGCACTGCAGACCAGCAGAGGGcccatcctgtcacccaggccctGGAGGAGCACCAGAAGCCCCCAGTTTCCATCAAGCAGGAGAGATGTGACCCAGAATCTGTGATCTCCCAGAGCCACCCCTCACCCTCATCAGAGGTGACAGGCCCCACTTCTACTGAAAACAGTATTAAAATACACTTATGCCATTACTGTGGGGAACGTTTTGATTCCCGTAGTAACCTAAGGCAACATCTCCATACACATGTGTCTGGATCCCTGCCATTCGGTGTCCCTGCTTCCATTCTGGAAAGCAATGACCTTGGTGAAGTGCATCCCCTTAATGAAAACAGCGAGGCCCTTGAATGCCATAGGCTCAGCTCCTTCATTGTTAAGGAGAATGAACAGCAGCCAGACCACACCAACCAGGATACCACAGAGCCTTTGCAGATCAGTCAAGTATCTTTGATCTCCAAAGACGCAGAGCCAGTAGAATTaaactgtaatttttctttttcaaggaaaagaaaaatgagctgtACCATCTGTGGTCATAAATTCCCTCGAAAGAGCCAATTGTTGgaacacatgtatacacacaaagGTAAATCTTACAGATACAACCGATGCCAAAGGTTTGGTAATGCATTGGCCCAGAGATTTCAGCCATACTGTGACAACTGGTCTGATGTCTCCCTGAAAAGTTCTCGCTTGTCACAAGAACACTTAGACTTGCCTTGTGCCTTAGAGTCAGAGCTTACACAAGAAAATGTGGATGCTATCCTAGTTGAGTAGCAGCTtctctttcagaatttttataccaattctgaaaaagaaaattcgcatagcattttttattcattaattattttcctCCTCGTTTCgttgactttttttcttcacaGCTTATCCATGGTTTTAAGGTTGTATATATTAGATCTTCTCATAAGACATATTAATATGTGTCTGTTAAAATGTAACATTCAGTTACTACTGTGAACTTTTCACAAATGAAATTACAATTTAGAAATCAGAAACCAATGTAGAAATATGGAAACTTTAAATAGTTATTTATAGAATTTCTAAGTTTTTCCAGTTACAGAATCAGTAAAATCAAATTGAATATAAAGTAAATGAAATCTGTTTTAAAGCATATTCTAAACTATCACTTCTGCCTACATTTCACGTGAATTCACTCCTAcaaggattatttttaaatattttcttccatataggaaattaatacttattttaatgcataactatatgttatacatatgttataatgtataaaaatttattttaagatataccacatcggccgggcgcggtggctcaagcctgtaatcccagcactttgggaggccgagacgggcggatcacgaggtcaggagatcgagaccatcctggctaacacggtgaaaccccgtctctactaaaaaatacaaaaaagtagccgggcgaggtggcgggtgcctgtagtcccagctacttgggaggctgaggcaggagaatggcgtaaacccgggaggcggaggttgcagtgagctgagatccggccactgcactccagcctgggcgacagagcgagactccgtctcaaaaaaaaaaaaaaaaaaaaagatataccacatcatgagtaattttattttttaacaactaGCTCCACAACATCTTACCTACATggcttctctttactttttaatattgagtatacctcattttttttttgttttgagacagagtctccctctgtcacctaggctggagtgcagtggcgtgatctcggctcattgcaagctccgcctccgggtgcacgccattctgcctcagcctcctgagtagctgggactacaggcgcccaccaccatgcccagctaacttttttgtatttttttaatagagacggggtttcaccgtgttagccaggatggtcttgatctcttgacctcgtgatccaccc encodes:
- the ZBTB25 gene encoding zinc finger and BTB domain-containing protein 25 isoform X3, which gives rise to MFQQSAPGSPQGIKFGILSLETQVRLAELLILSQDTVKTTMDTASHSLVLLQQLNMQREFGFLCDCTVAIGDVYFKAHRAVLAAFSNYFKMIFIHQTSECIKIQPTDIQPDIFSYLLHIMYTGKGPKQIVDHSRLEEGIRFLHADYLSHIATEMNQVFSPETVQSSNLYGIQISTTQKTVVKQGLEVKEAPSSNSGNRAAVQGDHPQLQLSLAIGLDDGTADQQRAHPVTQALEEHQKPPVSIKQERCDPESVISQSHPSPSSEVTGPTSTENSIKIHLCHYCGERFDSRSNLRQHLHTHVSGSLPFGVPASILESNDLGEVHPLNENSEALECHRLSSFIVKENEQQPDHTNQDTTEPLQISQVSLISKDAEPVELNCNFSFSRKRKMSCTICGHKFPRKSQLLEHMYTHKGKSYRYNRCQRFGNALAQRFQPYCDNWSDVSLKSSRLSQEHLDLPCALESELTQENVDAILVE
- the ZBTB25 gene encoding zinc finger and BTB domain-containing protein 25 isoform X1, with translation MDTASHSLVLLQQLNMQREFGFLCDCTVAIGDVYFKAHRAVLAAFSNYFKMIFIHQTSECIKIQPTDIQPDIFSYLLHIMYTGKGPKQIVDHSRLEEGIRFLHADYLSHIATEMNQVFSPETVQSSNLYGIQISTTQKTVVKQGLEVKEAPSSNSGNRAAVQGDHPQLQLSLAIGLDDGTADQQRAHPVTQALEEHQKPPVSIKQERCDPESVISQSHPSPSSEVTGPTSTENSIKIHLCHYCGERFDSRSNLRQHLHTHVSGSLPFGVPASILESNDLGEVHPLNENSEALECHRLSSFIVKENEQQPDHTNQDTTEPLQISQVSLISKDAEPVELNCNFSFSRKRKMSCTICGHKFPRKSQLLEHMYTHKGKSYRYNRCQRFGNALAQRFQPYCDNWSDVSLKSSRLSQEHLDLPCALESELTQENVDAILVE
- the ZBTB25 gene encoding zinc finger and BTB domain-containing protein 25 isoform X2, with the protein product MRVEWEHSQTISPSNSECIKIQPTDIQPDIFSYLLHIMYTGKGPKQIVDHSRLEEGIRFLHADYLSHIATEMNQVFSPETVQSSNLYGIQISTTQKTVVKQGLEVKEAPSSNSGNRAAVQGDHPQLQLSLAIGLDDGTADQQRAHPVTQALEEHQKPPVSIKQERCDPESVISQSHPSPSSEVTGPTSTENSIKIHLCHYCGERFDSRSNLRQHLHTHVSGSLPFGVPASILESNDLGEVHPLNENSEALECHRLSSFIVKENEQQPDHTNQDTTEPLQISQVSLISKDAEPVELNCNFSFSRKRKMSCTICGHKFPRKSQLLEHMYTHKGKSYRYNRCQRFGNALAQRFQPYCDNWSDVSLKSSRLSQEHLDLPCALESELTQENVDAILVE